AAAAATAAGGATTATTTTTAACATTGCAATAAgctagggactaatatgcaaaagggctacaaagtcagggactaaaatACCTATTTACTCGTAAATTAAATAAGCTTCGTATAGCTGTGAATAAGATTCGaggctttttttaaaataataaaataaaagataagtttgtttaaatttaaaataaaataaaaaacttaaaataaatatattttatataaatattttttaaggagTAGATAgggttgttttaaaaaaaagtaaaaaacttattattttaagtaaaaataatttagataaacacatgacaaaattatttattttattttaaaacaattattttaaaaaaataaacttaaacaaaCTAACTCACtcataataattataacttttaataaagaTAAGTACTTTTTtagatatacatatttttttattttaaattatctttcaatatatataattattttcatttctcttataaacatttaaaatataactactGTCACTACTTTATTCaataacttttctttttattttaaaaaatataaataaagacatATAGTGTctctttttcaacaaataataataataataataataataataataataataataataataataataataataacttgttAAAACCGTgccttgatttttttaattaaaaatataaaaatgattaagaGATACATAAATAACTTctgtcaaaaagaaaagaaaaaaaatacaaataactgattgaattttttttttataacaactattgtgattgaaaagttattttaaaatagaacaaAATCGTCTAAAAAATAGGTACACGAAATaggaatattttcttaattattagtgtaaatagtaataataataataataataataataattcttcaACTCAACAGCTAGAAATTTCCAAAAACTGCATCATGTATGATACAAAGATATATATGCTCAGCCATTTCCAGATCAATGATCATTGGCACGTAGGACAATCAATGAGCTAAAGGCAAGGGTTTCCATTAGGCTGATATCTGCTCATGCTACCCAACAAGTACTTCCTTAGTCTCTCCCTTATCAGTTTGTTATTTTACTTATGTATTAGATATTATCTAGTTCATCAGTTTGTTACTTCCCTTATCGGTTTGTAATCTACAGCTATATAAGTCCTATCACCGTGTGCTAGACTTGATGATCTCAATACTAATAAGTTCCATTACTATTCTATAACGACCACCTATTCATAAACAAGAAGGTTTAATACACCACTAGATCCCGAGAATTTCTAATCAAGtctctaaattgaaaaaaaaaattgtaaataagtCATTGATCTTTTAAACCCcgtaaaatgttatttttctgTGGTTTCAAGCCGCCATAAACTAACTCTAAGGATCCAATTACACAAATAGTAGAAGATCAAGGATTcatttacagttttttttatataaaaaaaagtttaggaaccttattaaaaatttccaaaaaattgagaaacctacttatttattaaatctaAACAAAACACTATAAAGATATGCTTCACATCTGGTTGGCTTTGTGCTAGAGAGCAGCCTTCTCATTTCATTGACTTTTACAAGTTATAATCCTACACTAGATTTTGTCTGGGACATTTATTCAGATTTTGTTTCAAGTTACTGGCAATAAAgcataaaagagaataaaaaacttGACCGAAGCATCTATGTTAAGCTCAAATGAAATCATTTTTAAGTTAATGGTAATGCCTTCCTTTTAGTAGGGTCAATTTGTAAGTATTAGTTGCTCCAAATGAGCTAATACGCGAAACCTGTTATCCAGCTGGATCTGATGTTTACAAAGCTCATTCTTGTTATCATTTTGGTGGTCTGCAaaatttaataacttaaaaagctAAAACGAAGTAGAATATGCTCTCTTTgcataaaaagaataatttgctTTTAATTCCACCGAAATGCCAATGGTGTCATGAACTTAGAGTCCTAAgtccttttgttttattttgttgttcctCTTAATGATGAAAGTGAAGATTGGAGGATGTATGGAAGacagtttaaaaatattgacattTGACAATATATCTAGACAGTATTAAGTCTTCATGCATTACCGATTTTTGGGTTGTTATCCTTCCCTGCTTCTTCGTTCCTAAGTATGATCTAGATCATTTTACAACTTCATACAATGTTATACTGCTCAAGCATATCACTTATAGTATGTATGACTATTGATCAATGTGCTTGATCATATCACTTATAGTATCTATGACTAAATAACATTACTCTAACTCATTTAACAAGTTcaacaaaagcaaaattaaaactaactttTGTTGTTATGTGGTTGGACTTTGGCATGAAGAGCTACTCATGCAAACTTTCTTGTCGCCTACGTCTCTAACAATTCTCAGTCTCTTTGATGCCCTCAACTAGCTAAATGACAGAAACAAACAGCTGCAGACTGCAATAAAACTTGCTTCGAAATCTCCACACTTGTTATAATACAAGCAGCCAGCATACAGTGTAGAGATCCCTATAAATAGATTATGAAATTCAAAGCACATCATCTTCAAACCACATTGATATCTAATTAAGTTTTCCTATTGCCTCAAACTTTCAGCCTCATAGATAATTACAATCATGTCTCCCCCCATCTTTAAAGTACTCACATTGATCATATCTGTTTTTGCCATCATGCAAATATCAACAGCTGGTGACCCAGATATTCTTACTGACTTCATAGTCCCCCCCAACACCATACCTGATGGCAACTTCTTCACCTTCACTGGCTTCCGTGTCATTTTTTCACCCAACAACACTGTCTCAGATTTCAAAGTGTTGAAGGCAACCAAGGTAGAATTTCCAGCCCTTGATGGACAAAGTGTCTCATATGCAATCCTTGAGTTCCCAGGTGGCAGCATCAACCcaccacacacacaccctcGTTCTGCAGAGTTACTCTTCACCGTTGAGGGTTCCCTTCAAGTGGGGTTTGTGGACACAACCAACAAGCTCTTCACTCAAACACTACAAACCGGAGACCTCTTTGTGTTTCCAAAGGGTCTCGTGCACTTCCAACACAATGCGGATCCTCAGAAGCCAGCACTCGCTATATCTGCCTTTGGAAGTGCCAGTGCTGGGACTGTGTCAATTCCTAGCACTCTCTTTAACACCACCATTGATGACAATGTATTGGCTCTGGCCTTCAAGACTGATGTTGCCACCATTCAAACTCTGAAGAAAGGCTTTGCTCCTAAAGCATGATGATAATGGATAATGGATATTGCCACTAATTGCCGCCTTTAGGTTCCATATTGTATCACTTTGTTTGCTTTGTTACACAGGCTTCCAATTACCCCTGCTAGTGTTATGCTGTTCAACAATAAGTAGTTCTACAAAAGGGCATAAGATGCGAAATGCTTGATCTAATTGTTGTAATTGTTATCAattgaaatacaataaataactTTCTGGTATTACCAATTTCAAACGAGTATTAGAGTTTTAGTGTTGTCAATTTTCTGACATAATTTCAAGACTGATGCTGCCACTTGCCACCATTCAAACTCTGAAGAAAAGCTTTGCACCTAAAGCATGATAATGCACCTTTAGCTTCTATGTTTGTGATATTTTTGCCTGCTTTATTACATAgactttttcatataaaataagcTAATTACTacgagttttttttaaataactttttatatacCAGAAGAAAATAGGGATTTCGTacctctttatattttttaaaaataaaagagaaatgataggtgttaaataaaaaatagaacgtatagtttttttagaggaaaataGAAcgtatagttttttttgtttatcctCTTGGGATGTTCTTAATATTATGGGAGTTTGCCTTTTTAGGACTTACAATACTTTACTATATTTTTTGGCATAAGCATTAGGACAATTTTATAGGACTTATTTATAATTTCCTTAAAATACGAAAATAAAACTACATTTTTCTaaagttgaataaaataaaatcatgatgaatttaaaattaaatagaatctTACTACCTGTAGATTACACTGGCCTCGTATTTCCACGTTGATCCCTTATTTACTTGCCACGCCCAACAATACCCAATAAGAAGATTCCATTCAACAATAATAAGAATTTTGCTACCCAAAAAAGTTCATAGCCattattattaacatatttCCTCTACCTTTCTTTCTCCTTCAAAAATTCACCTCACCTTTTCTTTTCCCTATTAGCTCCGAACCCGAACCTGTAAAATGGATCTACTCGACCCGAACCGTTTCCGCAACCGCAAGCAACCCACCCTCTCCTCGCGGGAACGCTTCCTCGGCGTCCCATCCCACGCGCCGCGACTCGAAAACCCTTCCTCCGACGACGTCGTTTTCTCCAACAACGACGACCTAATCGAAGACGACGTCGTTTTCTCCAACAACGTTGACTCCACCGAAccctcttcttcctcttctccaATCCCTAAtcaccacaaccacaaccacaaTAGCCACCACAAAGGCTTTGCATACGGTCCCTCCGACGCGTCGTTCGGCATCCTCGCCGCGCTGCCGGAGAACGACCACGCTTCTCCGAACGGTTCGCACTTCTTCCACCACAAACCCTCCGTCTCTGTCTCCGTCTCGCTCTCCtcgtcctcctcctcctcctccgcgCGCCTCATTCCGGCGATTCCGAAGCCCCCGCCGGACCGCACTCCCTCCTCCTCCCTCAAGTTCCACCAGTCCGCGCCGGTGAACGTGCCGCTTATGCCGATGAGAAGACACCACCACCGCGAGTTCGACGATGACGACGGTAACGAGGACGCGGCGGAGGAGGAGATGCTGCCGCCGCACGAGATTGTGGCGCGGAATTCCGCTCAGTCGCCGATGCTGGCTTATTCGGTTCTTGAAGGAGTAGGGAGAACGCTAAAGGGGAGAGACTTGCGTCAGGTTCGCAATGCGGTTTGGCGCCAAACAGGTTTTCTCGATTGATTGAACTATGAAGAAACGCTTTTGGATTTTCGGTTTTGCGGTTTCATTCTTTTAGATATGTTCGTTTTCCTTTTAGGAAGTGCTAAAGCCCTAAAGCCTCAATTGATTGTAAAATTGAAGAGTTGGTCAATAATGGCTTAGTGCTTTATTGTTGGTTAATTGGTGTTTGATTGCTGTATATCTTatgcaataatttatttttgtggtCCATAATGAGCTCTATTGGAAGATGTTTTGCTGTTTGCTGATGGCTTTTTGAGGTTTGTGTGAATCATCTGTCTCTTATTTTCGGGATGCATTTTTGTTTAGACCACATTGATTGCAGAGTCCTGTTGAAGCTATGTAGTGTTTGGTAAAAGTCAAGTCATTGAAAACGAAACTAACGTAAAAGAAGAATTGCTCCTTCAGGCATTGGAACTGGGCAAGGTAGGTTgctcagtcttgggtgtttggTGATCCAAACTGAGATTTGTCAGCAGTCAGCACCCTAATTATCTGCAGTGAttgtttcaaaacaattttgaacttttctttgtTGTAGAAGTAGGATGCAATGGTTTTTTATGGTCTTTGTTTTGGTCTAGTGGATTGAGGAATTATGAACTTATGATAATTATACATTGTTTGTGGTTTTTGGGTCTATAGTCTGAGAGACTAGAAGGGTAGGGAGTGGCAATGAACCTAGGCCTTTGGGACCAATGTTGTTACATAGCCGCTATGGCCCCACCATGGCGGAATGGTGTGGTGGTGGATTGCCAACCAccataggcaatttgtgaaggaaGACCTGCTATGGCGGCGCCATAAGATGCAATGGCATGTTTATATGGCAGAATTTCGGCCTTCCACCATCCGCCATCAATCAACACTGTTTGAGACTTGGGTATTCATTTTGTGCATGTTAGGAATGGCAAAGGATGGAACTGAAGATGAGTAAAACTATTGAGTCAATTTCTTCCCTAAGCATGCAGCAACCTTACTCCTTCAGTTCTCTTCTatatatgttgtttttttatatcttgTATGATGGTTCCGCTAATATTGATAATTCATCCTTTAACAAATAAGAATTAAGATTAATtgtcatggtttcttttgtACCCTCAAATATGCCACCTTTAGTACTTCTTTAATCTGAATAATTGACGAGTTTGATTAACTTGTACTATTTGTGAAACGTATAACACACATACCCAATCTCTTTAAGTTATCTGTAGCATCTTCTTCCAGTCAACTTATTTTAGCTTTTATTGAGTACTACTAATTATTTCCATATATGTATTCCATTTCAGCGTTCCCATCTTCTGGTATATTTGTTGTTTGATGGTCATCGCACAACACAAGTAGTTTTTGAGATAGAACAGGCCGTTTGATAGGTAGTAGGTATAAGCCTAATTGGGCTACCTAGTTGTTCAAAGTTGCATTGACGGGGTTTGGTCAAATTGATAGATGTTTTGACTTCTGGTGACATGGTGTTGTAGTTGTAGGTAGGACTAGTTATCCCTTGTTTTtctaaataacaaatatttagaCTTTCGTCCTGtgcttcatcttttgttttgttttgttctttgaccatttctaaaattaacttCAAATACATGATTTTGTGGTGTCCGGTCCTTCATATTTTGGCAAATCAAATGCATTCCAAGGATCTTTGGCTTTCGTTTGATAATTTCTGAAATACATATGCAGATAATGTTTTAATCCAGCCATATGTTTGTGTGATGAAAAATACTTGATTAGCCACCCTGCTGTCTTGTGTTCtgctttcttcaattttctttcttcttatctgtctgttttttgtttaaaaactttcAAGGTTTCTGTACAACTCTCCCTCACAGCGGGTTTCTTTTTTGGTGGGGATGGGGTGGAGATAATGTATATGAAGTAATATACACAGCATAGCAATTCGATGATACGTGGGTAGCTATAGCTTAGAGTaagattcataattttttttaggaaacgATTATTTCaagttatttaatttcattaggGGGATAACATTCTTGGGGATAGTATGCTTGGGTATTTAAAAAGAAAGTGGTTGGTTAACCATTAAAATTCATGGGAATATTCTTATATTCTcgagaataattaaaatacgtGTTTGGTTCacattatatacttttttagaAACGCATGTTATAATCATCAAAATGCctctattttgtaaaaaatattagttttaatttgattttttttccttttgcataTTAAAAAACCAATCAAGATATTGGCATGAAATGCAtttttaagttatatatatatatatatatatatatcctcatTCCTTTCCTTTGTTCTGCTCAAATCTAACTGtgtaatatttcattaaaatggATCACCTGAGATAAACTGTTCTCCACTTTCTCTCAAACCAATTTGAACACAGAATTTCACTTCAAATCTGCAATCATTGCGGTAGAGTCTGCAATTTGGGATTTTCCTCTGAACTTTTCTCCCAAACTGAGTTGAACACATAGCAAGATTCTTTTCGAGTTGCAATCGTTGCACACTAAATTGGCCAATATTTTGGGGAAAAAAAACTcgtaaatattaattgtttagGCTTTTTCAATGATTAAGCtggtaaaaatataagatttcttTAGGTGGGTGGTGGTGTGTTGCTTATAAAAATCTCACTAAATATTCACGGTGTAGCAATTCTTCATTGCGTTGCTTATAAAAATGTAGAGGTTCTCTTTAGTCTTTTTGCTCTGTACCCATGAAAATAATCCAACGCCATCAGCAGCAAGGTTCTCAAAGCCGTCGACGCTCAATTCAACACCAACCAGCTCTTCACCGATCCGTCCCAGTCCTCCGTCTTAGTCTGCAACTGCCTCGTTTGCGATGAGTAGCTATTACTCACCGTAATGCTCTTGTGCCACTGCCTCGCCGTCGCACCTGAACACCATGTTCATGAAGTACGGTCTCAGCCCACCATTGCTAAAAATATAACAACTAAAGGTATTGCTCAAAagagagtttgatttggatacGTTAGTTGATTAATTTGATACATAAATCATCAATTTGAGGGAAGTAAACGACCATGCATTCCGCCGAGGAGCACTGTCGAAGAGACAAAAGTAAGAAGCATTGGTGTTTCGGAGGatgggaagaggaagaggaagaggaagcgtCAAAGCGTGAAGGAGTAAACCTCTCGGAGCAGGAAAAATCTCTCATGACAACTTAAGTGAATTGATAAGAACCCTCGGATTTAAAGGAAATATAGGGTCAGGAAACAGGATTTAGAGTAACTTTAAAGAGCTATTCATGGAATAAGTGgattttttctctcaatataTCTATAGAGAGTTTAATATGACatcaaaatgcataaaaattggTTTAGTATGTTATGAAAACATATAATGTCGAGTGGCTAGCTGGTGGAGTGACATAAAATAAGATCCCCAACACGTGAAAAGAAAGGTAAAAACaataccgttaaaaaatagtttttcaatCACATTCTTTAggcaattaatttataaaaaagcaTTTTGAGGTTctgtattatataatattaaggataaattctaaaataaacatAGCAATATGAGCAGCTCATATAATTCTGGCGGTACCAGTTAATAgcaattgaaatataaaattgaagtaTGAGTACCTCCAGGAGCAATTCAACTTTACCATAACGAAAccctttcaaat
Above is a window of Glycine soja cultivar W05 chromosome 12, ASM419377v2, whole genome shotgun sequence DNA encoding:
- the LOC114379006 gene encoding germin-like protein 9-3, with product MSPPIFKVLTLIISVFAIMQISTAGDPDILTDFIVPPNTIPDGNFFTFTGFRVIFSPNNTVSDFKVLKATKVEFPALDGQSVSYAILEFPGGSINPPHTHPRSAELLFTVEGSLQVGFVDTTNKLFTQTLQTGDLFVFPKGLVHFQHNADPQKPALAISAFGSASAGTVSIPSTLFNTTIDDNVLALAFKTDVATIQTLKKGFAPKA
- the LOC114378385 gene encoding uncharacterized protein LOC114378385 codes for the protein MDLLDPNRFRNRKQPTLSSRERFLGVPSHAPRLENPSSDDVVFSNNDDLIEDDVVFSNNVDSTEPSSSSSPIPNHHNHNHNSHHKGFAYGPSDASFGILAALPENDHASPNGSHFFHHKPSVSVSVSLSSSSSSSSARLIPAIPKPPPDRTPSSSLKFHQSAPVNVPLMPMRRHHHREFDDDDGNEDAAEEEMLPPHEIVARNSAQSPMLAYSVLEGVGRTLKGRDLRQVRNAVWRQTGFLD